A genomic region of Mycobacterium senriense contains the following coding sequences:
- a CDS encoding alpha-keto acid decarboxylase family protein encodes MTDAATDPAYTVGDYLLDRLAELGVSEIFGVPGDYNLEFLDHIIAHRSIRWVGNANELNAGYAADGYGRLRGMSALVTTFGVGELSAANAVAGSYAEQVPVVHIVGGPSKDAQGTRRALHHSLGDGDFEHFFRVSREITCAQANLMPATARREIDRVLSEVREQKRPGYILLSTDVARFPTEPPEAPLPRYTGGTSPRALAMFVEAATELIGDHRITVLADLLVHRLQAIKELEALLAADVVPHATLMWGKSLLDESSPNFLGIYAGSASAPVVRTAIEGAPVLVTAGVVFTDMVSGFFSQRIDPARTIDVGQYQSSVAGEVFAPLEMGAALEALATILVRRGISSPPVVSPPAEPLPPPPPRDQPLTQKMLWNRLCGALTPGNVVLADQGTSFYGMADHRLPQGVTFIGQPLWGSIGYTLPAALGAAVAHPDRRTVLLIGDGAAQLTVQELGTFSREGLSPVIVVVNNDGYTVERAIHGETAPYNDIVSWKWTDVPRALGVTDHLAFRVQTYGELDDALTAAADHQDRMVFVEVVLPRLEIPNLLVELVQPTSPDGSPRR; translated from the coding sequence GTGACTGATGCCGCGACCGATCCCGCATACACCGTCGGTGACTACCTGTTGGACCGTCTCGCCGAGCTCGGCGTCTCGGAGATCTTCGGCGTTCCCGGCGATTACAACCTGGAATTCCTCGACCACATCATCGCCCACCGCAGCATTCGCTGGGTCGGCAACGCCAACGAGCTGAACGCCGGCTACGCCGCCGACGGGTATGGGCGGCTGCGCGGAATGTCGGCATTGGTAACGACTTTCGGCGTAGGCGAGCTCTCCGCGGCCAACGCGGTCGCGGGCAGCTACGCCGAGCAGGTTCCCGTCGTGCACATCGTCGGCGGCCCGTCCAAGGATGCCCAGGGCACCCGGCGGGCGCTGCACCACTCGCTCGGCGACGGGGACTTCGAGCACTTCTTCCGGGTCAGCCGCGAAATCACCTGTGCCCAGGCCAATCTCATGCCCGCCACGGCCCGCCGTGAGATCGACCGGGTGCTGTCCGAGGTGCGCGAGCAGAAGCGCCCCGGCTACATCCTGCTGTCCACCGACGTGGCCCGCTTCCCCACCGAGCCGCCCGAGGCGCCGCTGCCCCGCTACACCGGCGGCACCAGCCCCCGCGCCCTGGCGATGTTCGTCGAGGCCGCGACCGAACTCATCGGCGACCACCGGATCACCGTGCTCGCCGACCTGCTGGTGCACCGGCTGCAGGCGATCAAAGAACTCGAGGCGCTGCTGGCCGCCGACGTGGTGCCGCACGCCACGTTGATGTGGGGAAAGAGTCTGCTCGACGAAAGCTCGCCCAACTTCCTGGGCATCTACGCCGGGTCCGCGAGCGCGCCGGTGGTGCGCACCGCGATCGAAGGGGCGCCCGTGTTGGTCACCGCCGGCGTGGTGTTCACCGACATGGTCAGCGGCTTCTTCAGCCAGCGCATCGACCCGGCCCGGACGATCGATGTCGGCCAGTATCAGAGCAGTGTGGCCGGAGAAGTCTTCGCGCCGTTGGAGATGGGTGCCGCGCTCGAGGCACTGGCAACCATCCTGGTCCGCCGCGGGATCTCGTCGCCACCGGTGGTATCGCCGCCGGCCGAGCCGCTGCCGCCGCCCCCGCCGCGCGACCAACCGCTCACCCAGAAGATGTTGTGGAACCGCCTGTGTGGGGCCCTCACACCGGGCAACGTGGTGCTTGCGGACCAGGGCACCTCGTTCTACGGCATGGCCGACCACCGGCTGCCTCAGGGCGTGACCTTCATCGGCCAACCACTCTGGGGCTCAATCGGTTACACGTTGCCCGCCGCGCTGGGGGCGGCGGTGGCGCATCCGGACCGCAGGACGGTGCTGCTCATCGGGGACGGCGCCGCGCAGCTGACCGTCCAAGAGCTCGGCACCTTTTCGCGCGAGGGCCTGTCCCCCGTCATCGTGGTGGTCAACAACGACGGCTACACCGTCGAACGGGCGATCCACGGCGAGACCGCGCCGTACAACGACATCGTCAGTTGGAAGTGGACGGACGTGCCCCGCGCGCTGGGCGTCACCGACCATCTGGCGTTCCGGGTCCAGACCTACGGCGAACTCGACGACGCTTTGACCGCCGCCGCGGACCACCAGGACCGCATGGTGTTCGTCGAGGTGGTGTTGCCGCGGCTCGAAATCCCCAACCTGCTAGTCGAACTCGTCCAGCCCACGTCACCGGACGGCAGTCCGCGACGGTGA
- a CDS encoding SRPBCC family protein codes for MALKESRDIVIEASPEEILDVIADFDAMPEWSEPHQSAEILDTGDDGRPRQVKMKVKVAGITDEQVIAYTWGDNVVSWKLVSSSQQKAQDGKYTLVPQGNGTLVKFELLADPNVPLPGFVLKRAVKGTIDSATKALRERVLQVKKGK; via the coding sequence ATGGCACTCAAAGAATCCCGCGACATCGTCATCGAAGCCAGTCCGGAGGAGATTCTGGACGTCATCGCCGACTTCGACGCGATGCCCGAATGGTCGGAGCCGCACCAGAGCGCGGAGATCCTCGACACCGGCGACGACGGTAGGCCCCGCCAAGTGAAGATGAAGGTCAAGGTCGCCGGGATCACCGACGAACAGGTGATCGCCTACACGTGGGGCGACAACGTCGTGAGCTGGAAGCTGGTCAGCTCCTCGCAGCAGAAGGCGCAGGACGGGAAGTACACGCTGGTGCCGCAAGGCAACGGAACCCTGGTCAAGTTCGAGCTTCTCGCCGACCCGAACGTGCCGCTGCCCGGCTTCGTGCTCAAGCGTGCCGTGAAGGGAACGATCGATTCGGCGACCAAGGCGCTGCGCGAGCGGGTGCTCCAGGTCAAGAAGGGTAAGTAG
- a CDS encoding CaiB/BaiF CoA transferase family protein, translating to MSGGGPLAGVRVVELGGIGPGPHAGMLLADLGADVVRVRRPGGLAMPAEDRDLLHRGKRIVDLDVKTQPQTLLELAGKADVLLDCFRPGTCERLGIGPDDCAAVNPRLIYARMTGWGQDGPLAPTAGHDINYLSQTGALSALGYADRPPMPPLNLVADFGGGSMLVVIGIAAALYERERSGMGQVIDAAMVDGVSLLAQMMWTMKSTGALRDRRESFLLDGAAPFYGCYETADGQYVAVGAIEPQFFAALLAGLGLSPDDVPAQHDRASYPRIREIFTQRFASRTRDEWTQTFAGTDACVTGVLTWSEAAADEHLRARSTVITAHGADQAAPAPRFSRTPAGPVGPPPAATTPLSEINW from the coding sequence GTGAGCGGTGGCGGGCCGCTGGCGGGGGTGCGAGTCGTCGAACTCGGCGGCATCGGACCGGGGCCGCACGCGGGAATGCTGCTCGCCGATCTGGGTGCCGACGTGGTTCGGGTGCGCCGCCCGGGCGGCTTGGCCATGCCGGCCGAAGACCGCGACCTGCTGCACCGCGGCAAGCGAATCGTCGACCTCGACGTCAAGACGCAGCCGCAGACGCTCTTGGAACTGGCCGGCAAGGCCGACGTGCTGCTGGACTGCTTCCGGCCCGGCACCTGCGAGCGACTCGGCATCGGGCCGGACGACTGCGCGGCGGTCAACCCGCGGCTGATCTACGCGCGAATGACCGGCTGGGGACAGGACGGGCCCTTGGCGCCGACCGCCGGTCACGACATCAACTACCTGTCCCAGACCGGTGCGCTGTCGGCGCTGGGCTACGCAGACCGGCCACCGATGCCGCCGCTGAACCTGGTCGCGGACTTCGGCGGTGGTTCGATGCTGGTGGTGATCGGCATCGCGGCCGCTCTGTACGAACGGGAACGTTCGGGCATGGGGCAGGTGATCGACGCGGCGATGGTCGACGGAGTCAGCCTGCTGGCCCAGATGATGTGGACCATGAAGTCCACTGGCGCACTGCGGGACCGGCGCGAATCGTTTCTGCTCGACGGCGCCGCCCCGTTCTACGGCTGCTACGAGACCGCCGACGGACAATACGTCGCCGTCGGCGCCATCGAGCCACAGTTCTTCGCGGCGTTGCTCGCGGGGCTTGGCCTGTCACCCGACGACGTGCCCGCCCAACACGACAGAGCCTCCTACCCGCGGATCCGCGAGATCTTCACCCAACGATTCGCCAGCCGGACCCGCGACGAATGGACACAGACCTTCGCCGGCACCGACGCGTGCGTCACCGGAGTGCTGACGTGGAGCGAAGCCGCCGCCGATGAACACCTCCGGGCGCGGTCCACGGTGATCACCGCCCACGGCGCCGACCAGGCCGCGCCCGCCCCACGGTTTTCGCGGACCCCGGCCGGACCGGTCGGACCGCCCCCGGCGGCGACCACGCCGCTCAGCGAAATCAACTGGTAG
- a CDS encoding SRPBCC family protein: MAVKASREFVVNAPPEVVMEALTDVGVLASWSPLHKHIEVIDRYPDGRPHHVKTTIKILGLVDKEVLEYHWGPDWVVYDATGTSQQHGQHVEYTLKPEGVDQTRVRFDVTVEPGRPMPAFIVRRAAESVLDSSMKGLCAMIQSGGGSDKAT; the protein is encoded by the coding sequence GTGGCCGTAAAAGCATCACGGGAATTTGTCGTCAACGCGCCGCCAGAAGTGGTCATGGAAGCGCTGACAGATGTCGGTGTCCTGGCATCGTGGTCGCCGCTGCACAAACACATCGAAGTGATCGACCGGTATCCCGACGGCCGGCCGCACCACGTCAAAACCACCATCAAGATTCTCGGGCTGGTCGACAAAGAGGTCCTGGAATACCACTGGGGCCCGGATTGGGTTGTCTACGACGCCACGGGAACTTCCCAGCAGCATGGGCAGCACGTCGAGTACACCCTCAAACCCGAAGGGGTCGACCAGACCCGGGTGCGCTTCGACGTCACCGTCGAGCCCGGCCGGCCCATGCCCGCGTTCATCGTGCGGCGGGCGGCCGAGAGTGTCCTCGACTCGTCGATGAAGGGGCTGTGCGCCATGATCCAATCCGGTGGCGGTTCGGACAAGGCAACGTAA
- a CDS encoding SRPBCC family protein, with translation MAIQASSEIVIEAPPRVIMEALADMDAVPSWSPLHKRVEVVDRYPDGLPHHVKMTIRVSGIADTEMVEYHWGPDWMVWDAQKTAQQHAQHGEYNLEREGDDKTRVRFSLTIELRVPLPGFWVRSAGNKILYAALEGLRKRVMGAVG, from the coding sequence GTGGCCATACAAGCATCGTCTGAGATTGTCATTGAGGCGCCCCCGAGAGTGATCATGGAGGCGCTGGCCGACATGGACGCCGTCCCCTCGTGGTCACCGTTGCACAAGCGGGTCGAAGTCGTCGACAGGTATCCCGACGGCCTGCCACACCACGTCAAGATGACGATCAGGGTGAGCGGCATCGCGGATACCGAAATGGTCGAATACCACTGGGGCCCCGACTGGATGGTCTGGGACGCGCAGAAGACCGCGCAGCAGCACGCTCAGCACGGCGAATACAACCTGGAGCGTGAGGGCGACGACAAGACCCGGGTGCGATTCAGCCTCACAATCGAGCTCAGGGTGCCGCTGCCCGGGTTCTGGGTCCGCTCGGCCGGCAACAAAATCCTCTACGCCGCGCTGGAGGGCCTGCGCAAGCGCGTGATGGGTGCCGTGGGTTAG
- a CDS encoding pyridoxal phosphate-dependent aminotransferase, whose amino-acid sequence MTVSRLRPYATTVFAEMSALAARIGAVNLGQGFPDEDGPPAMLKAAQEAIADGVNQYPPGIGIAPLRHAIAAQRQRRYGIEYDPDTEVLVTVGATEAIASAVIGLVEPGSEVLLIEPFYDSYSPVVAMASAQRVTVPLVPHGRGFTLDADALRRAVTPRTRALIVNSPHNPTGSVLSAEELAAIAEVAIAADLLVITDEVYEHLVFDGRQHVPLAGFDGMAERTITISSAAKMFNCTGWKIGWACGPAHLIAGMRAAKQYLSYVGGAPFQPAVALALETEDAWVAGLRATLQARRDRLAAGLIDVGFEVHDSAGTYFVCADPRPLGYDDSSAFCAALPEKVGVAAIPMSAFCDPATTNGPADVWNHLVRFTFCKRDDTLDEAIKRLAALKTGSVG is encoded by the coding sequence ATGACGGTGTCGCGACTGCGCCCCTATGCGACGACGGTGTTCGCCGAGATGTCGGCGCTGGCCGCGCGGATCGGAGCGGTGAACCTCGGCCAGGGGTTCCCCGACGAGGACGGGCCCCCGGCCATGCTGAAGGCCGCCCAGGAGGCCATCGCCGACGGCGTCAACCAATACCCGCCGGGCATCGGCATCGCACCGCTGCGCCACGCCATCGCCGCCCAGCGGCAGCGTCGCTACGGCATCGAATACGACCCCGACACCGAGGTGCTGGTGACGGTCGGGGCGACCGAGGCCATCGCGTCCGCGGTGATCGGCCTGGTCGAACCCGGCTCCGAGGTCCTGCTCATCGAGCCGTTCTACGACTCCTACTCGCCGGTGGTGGCGATGGCCTCCGCGCAACGGGTGACCGTGCCGCTGGTCCCCCATGGCCGCGGCTTCACCCTGGACGCCGACGCCCTGCGCCGGGCGGTGACGCCACGGACCCGCGCGCTGATCGTCAACTCCCCACACAACCCGACCGGCTCGGTGCTGAGCGCCGAGGAGTTGGCGGCCATCGCCGAGGTCGCGATCGCGGCCGATCTGCTGGTGATCACCGATGAGGTCTACGAGCACCTGGTGTTCGACGGACGGCAGCATGTGCCGCTGGCCGGCTTCGACGGCATGGCCGAGCGGACAATCACCATCTCCAGCGCGGCCAAGATGTTCAACTGCACCGGGTGGAAAATCGGATGGGCTTGCGGCCCAGCACATCTCATTGCCGGGATGCGCGCGGCCAAACAGTATCTGAGCTATGTCGGCGGGGCGCCGTTCCAGCCGGCGGTGGCCCTGGCGCTGGAGACCGAGGATGCGTGGGTGGCCGGTCTGCGCGCCACTTTGCAGGCCAGACGCGATCGACTGGCCGCCGGGCTGATCGACGTCGGGTTCGAGGTGCACGACAGCGCCGGCACGTACTTCGTGTGCGCCGATCCGCGTCCGCTGGGCTACGACGACAGCAGTGCGTTCTGCGCGGCGCTGCCGGAAAAGGTTGGGGTGGCCGCGATCCCGATGTCTGCCTTCTGCGACCCGGCCACCACGAACGGCCCGGCCGACGTGTGGAATCACTTGGTGCGCTTCACCTTCTGCAAGCGTGACGACACGCTCGACGAGGCGATCAAGCGACTGGCCGCGCTGAAAACCGGTTCAGTGGGCTAA
- a CDS encoding acetyl-CoA C-acetyltransferase — MSEEAFIYEAIRTPRGKQRNGSLNEVKPLNLVVGLVDELRRRFPDLDENLISDMILGVVSPVGDQGGDIARTAVLAAGLPETTGGVQLNRFCASGLEAVNTAAQKVRSGWDDLVLAGGVESMSRVPMGSDGGAWATDPETNYQIGFVPQGIGADLIATIEGFSREDVDRYALRSQEKAAAAWSGGYFAKSVVPVRDQNGLVILDHDEHMRPDTTLEGLGKLKTAFDGIGEMGGFDDVALTKYHYVEKINHVHTGGNSSGIVDGAALVLVGSEAAGKSQGLTPRARIVATATSGSDPVIMLTGPTPATRKVLDRAGLTIDDIDLFELNEAFASVVLKFQKDLNIPDEKLNVNGGAIAMGHPLGATGAMITGTMVDELERRNARRALITLCIGGGMGVATIIERV, encoded by the coding sequence ATGTCCGAAGAAGCTTTTATCTATGAGGCCATCCGCACCCCGCGGGGCAAGCAGCGCAACGGTTCGCTGAACGAGGTGAAGCCGCTCAACCTGGTCGTCGGCCTGGTTGACGAGCTCCGTCGGCGTTTCCCCGACCTGGACGAGAACCTGATCAGCGACATGATCCTCGGTGTCGTGTCCCCGGTCGGTGACCAGGGTGGCGACATCGCCCGCACCGCGGTGCTGGCAGCCGGCCTGCCCGAGACCACCGGCGGCGTGCAACTCAACCGGTTCTGCGCGTCGGGCCTGGAGGCCGTCAACACCGCGGCGCAGAAGGTGCGCTCCGGCTGGGACGACCTGGTGCTGGCCGGCGGTGTCGAGTCGATGAGCCGCGTCCCGATGGGTTCCGACGGCGGCGCCTGGGCGACCGACCCCGAGACCAACTACCAGATCGGCTTCGTCCCCCAGGGCATCGGCGCCGACCTGATCGCCACCATCGAGGGCTTCTCGCGCGAGGACGTCGACCGCTACGCGTTGCGCTCGCAGGAGAAGGCGGCTGCGGCATGGTCGGGCGGCTATTTCGCCAAGTCCGTCGTGCCGGTGCGCGACCAGAACGGCCTGGTCATCCTCGACCACGACGAGCACATGCGGCCCGACACCACGCTGGAGGGCCTGGGCAAGCTGAAGACCGCCTTCGACGGCATCGGCGAGATGGGCGGCTTCGACGACGTCGCGCTGACCAAGTACCACTATGTCGAGAAGATCAACCACGTCCACACCGGCGGCAACAGCTCCGGCATCGTCGACGGCGCCGCGCTGGTGCTGGTCGGTTCGGAAGCCGCGGGCAAGTCGCAGGGGCTGACCCCCCGGGCGCGCATCGTGGCCACCGCCACCAGCGGCTCCGACCCGGTCATCATGCTCACCGGACCGACACCGGCCACCCGGAAGGTGCTCGACCGCGCGGGCCTGACGATCGACGACATCGATCTGTTCGAGCTCAACGAGGCGTTCGCGTCGGTGGTGCTGAAGTTCCAGAAGGACCTCAACATCCCGGACGAGAAGCTCAACGTCAACGGTGGCGCCATCGCGATGGGCCACCCGCTGGGCGCCACCGGCGCCATGATCACCGGCACCATGGTCGACGAGCTCGAGCGCCGCAACGCTCGCCGCGCGCTGATCACGCTGTGCATCGGCGGCGGCATGGGTGTCGCCACCATCATCGAGAGGGTTTGA
- a CDS encoding 3-hydroxyacyl-CoA dehydrogenase NAD-binding domain-containing protein: MAENTIQWDKDADGIVTLTLDDPTGSANVMNEHYSESMRNAVERLAAEKDSITGVVITSAKKTFFAGGDLKGMINLGPENAGEAFDTVESVKRDLRALETLGKPVVAAINGAALGGGLEIALACHHRIAADVKGLVVGLPEVTLGLLPGGGGVTRTVRMFGIQNAFMNILSQGTRFKADKAKEIGLVDELVSSVEELVPAAKAWIKANPDSHEQLWDKKGYKMPGGTPSSPALAGILPSFPALLKKQLKGAPMPAPRAILDAAVEGAQVDFDTASRIESRYFTQLVTGQVAKNMIQAFFFDLQHINGGGSRPDGIEPVKINKIGVLGAGMMGAGIAYVSAKAGYEVVLKDVSLEAAQKGKGYSEKLEAKALQRGKTTEEKSKALLDRITPAADPADLKGVDFVIEAVFENQELKHKVFQEIEDIVEPNALLGSNTSTLPITGLATGVKRQEDFIGIHFFSPVDKMPLVEIIKGEKTSDEALARVFDYTLAIGKTPIVVNDSRGFFTSRVIGTFVNEALAMLGEGVEPASVEHAGSQAGYPAPPLQLSDELNLELMHKIATATRQGVEEAGGSYEPHPAEAVVEKMIELGRPSRLKGAGFYEYADGKRTRLWPGLRETFKSGSAEIPLQDMIDRMLFAEALETQKCLDEGVLTSTADANIGSIMGIGFPPYTGGSAQFIVGYQGAGGIGKEAFVARAKELAAKYGDRFLPPASLS, from the coding sequence ATGGCAGAGAACACCATTCAGTGGGATAAGGACGCCGACGGCATCGTCACGCTGACCCTGGACGACCCCACCGGGTCAGCCAACGTGATGAACGAGCACTACAGCGAGTCGATGCGCAACGCTGTGGAACGCCTTGCCGCCGAGAAGGATTCGATCACCGGTGTGGTCATCACCAGCGCGAAGAAGACCTTCTTCGCCGGCGGTGACCTGAAGGGGATGATCAACCTCGGCCCGGAGAACGCCGGCGAGGCGTTCGACACCGTCGAGTCGGTCAAGCGTGACCTGCGCGCGCTGGAGACCCTCGGCAAGCCGGTGGTCGCGGCCATCAACGGCGCGGCGCTGGGCGGTGGCCTGGAGATCGCGCTCGCGTGTCACCACCGCATCGCCGCGGACGTCAAGGGCCTGGTCGTCGGCCTGCCCGAGGTCACGCTGGGGCTGCTGCCCGGCGGTGGCGGCGTGACCCGCACCGTGCGGATGTTCGGCATCCAGAACGCCTTCATGAACATCCTGTCGCAGGGCACCCGCTTCAAGGCGGACAAGGCCAAGGAGATCGGGCTGGTCGACGAGCTGGTCAGTTCGGTCGAGGAACTGGTGCCCGCCGCCAAGGCGTGGATCAAGGCCAACCCCGACTCGCACGAACAGCTTTGGGACAAAAAGGGTTACAAGATGCCCGGCGGCACCCCGTCCAGCCCCGCGCTGGCCGGCATCCTGCCGTCGTTCCCGGCGCTGCTCAAGAAGCAGCTCAAGGGCGCGCCGATGCCGGCGCCGCGGGCCATCCTGGACGCGGCCGTGGAGGGCGCGCAAGTCGACTTCGACACCGCCAGCCGCATCGAGAGCCGCTACTTCACCCAGCTGGTCACCGGCCAGGTCGCCAAGAACATGATCCAGGCGTTCTTCTTCGACCTGCAGCACATCAACGGCGGTGGTTCCCGTCCGGACGGCATCGAGCCGGTCAAGATCAACAAGATCGGGGTGCTGGGCGCGGGCATGATGGGCGCCGGTATCGCCTACGTCTCGGCCAAGGCCGGCTACGAGGTGGTGCTCAAGGACGTCAGCCTCGAGGCCGCCCAGAAGGGCAAGGGCTACTCGGAAAAGCTTGAGGCCAAAGCACTTCAGCGTGGCAAGACCACTGAGGAGAAGAGCAAGGCGCTGCTGGACCGGATCACGCCGGCCGCCGACCCGGCCGACCTCAAGGGCGTCGACTTCGTGATCGAGGCCGTGTTCGAGAACCAGGAACTCAAGCACAAGGTGTTCCAGGAGATCGAGGACATCGTCGAGCCGAACGCGCTGCTGGGGTCCAACACCTCGACGCTGCCGATCACCGGTCTGGCGACCGGCGTGAAGCGCCAAGAGGACTTCATCGGGATCCACTTCTTCTCGCCGGTCGACAAGATGCCGCTGGTGGAAATCATCAAGGGCGAGAAGACCTCTGACGAGGCGCTGGCCCGCGTGTTCGACTACACGCTGGCCATCGGCAAGACCCCGATCGTGGTCAACGACAGCCGCGGCTTCTTCACCAGCCGCGTCATCGGCACGTTCGTCAACGAGGCGCTGGCGATGCTGGGCGAGGGCGTGGAGCCGGCGAGCGTCGAGCACGCCGGGTCGCAGGCCGGCTACCCGGCCCCGCCGCTGCAGCTGTCCGACGAGCTCAACCTGGAGCTGATGCACAAGATCGCGACGGCCACCCGCCAGGGTGTCGAGGAGGCGGGCGGCAGCTACGAGCCGCACCCTGCCGAGGCCGTCGTCGAGAAGATGATCGAGCTCGGCCGGCCCAGCCGCTTGAAGGGCGCCGGCTTCTACGAGTACGCCGACGGCAAGCGGACCCGGCTGTGGCCGGGCTTGCGCGAGACGTTCAAGTCGGGCAGCGCGGAAATTCCGTTGCAGGACATGATCGATCGCATGCTGTTCGCCGAGGCGCTGGAGACGCAGAAGTGCCTCGACGAGGGCGTGCTGACGTCCACCGCCGACGCCAACATCGGGTCGATCATGGGCATCGGCTTCCCGCCGTACACCGGTGGTAGCGCCCAGTTCATCGTCGGCTACCAGGGTGCGGGCGGTATCGGCAAGGAAGCCTTCGTGGCCCGGGCCAAGGAACTGGCCGCCAAGTACGGCGACCGCTTCCTGCCGCCGGCGTCGCTGAGCTAA
- a CDS encoding class I SAM-dependent methyltransferase, translated as MASKQTLFRIFYRIGFTPWDGHPLAQSVRDLVEGTRDAAALPAGSALEVGCGTGDCAIYLAQHGWNVTAVDFVAKPLERARAKARAAGAAVEFVQADVTQLSRTGIGANFELIVDNACLHNMSDADRDAYVREITAVAAPDARLLIVAFVPGGRVGVRGIDRAEMERRFTQSWTLLSAGAERELDRSEKTPAWYYLFQRRS; from the coding sequence ATGGCTTCCAAACAGACGCTGTTCCGGATCTTTTACCGCATCGGCTTCACCCCATGGGATGGTCACCCGCTCGCGCAGAGCGTGCGGGATCTGGTCGAGGGAACCCGCGATGCCGCGGCACTGCCCGCCGGGTCGGCCCTGGAAGTCGGCTGCGGTACCGGTGACTGCGCCATCTACCTCGCCCAACACGGCTGGAACGTCACCGCTGTCGACTTCGTGGCCAAGCCCCTCGAGCGGGCGCGTGCCAAGGCACGCGCGGCCGGCGCCGCGGTCGAGTTCGTCCAGGCCGACGTCACGCAGCTGAGCCGGACCGGCATCGGCGCGAACTTCGAGCTGATCGTCGACAACGCGTGCCTGCACAACATGAGCGACGCGGACCGCGACGCCTACGTCCGGGAGATCACCGCCGTCGCGGCACCGGACGCGCGGCTGCTGATCGTCGCGTTCGTCCCCGGCGGCCGGGTCGGGGTGCGCGGCATCGACCGCGCCGAGATGGAACGACGATTCACCCAGAGCTGGACGCTGTTGTCGGCCGGGGCCGAACGCGAGCTGGACCGCTCCGAGAAGACGCCGGCGTGGTACTACCTGTTCCAAAGGCGTAGTTAG
- a CDS encoding LLM class F420-dependent oxidoreductase, with the protein MELTGVGIWSSQLRYGDPAESAEAAAELDELGFPALWIPDVGGPVFEAVAHLLGATRRTAIATGILNLWMHSPADVAESYATLTAEHGDRFLLGIGVSHAPLIDAGHPGRYRKPLAATASFLDGLDAAPRPVPTERRVLAALGPKMLTLSATRAGGAHPYLVTPEHTASARSTLGQGPLLLPEQTVILTDSADEARQIGTDWLRAYLALPNYANNLLRTGFSEDDLSQVSDRLFNAIIAWGDEEAVMRRVAEHRSAGADHVCVQVLRADPRAFPREEWRRIAAASR; encoded by the coding sequence ATGGAACTGACCGGTGTTGGAATCTGGAGTAGTCAGCTGCGCTATGGCGACCCGGCCGAATCCGCCGAGGCCGCAGCCGAACTCGACGAACTGGGCTTCCCGGCGCTGTGGATACCCGACGTCGGCGGCCCGGTGTTCGAGGCGGTGGCCCACCTGCTCGGCGCGACCAGACGGACCGCGATCGCGACGGGAATCCTGAACCTGTGGATGCATTCGCCCGCCGATGTGGCCGAATCCTATGCGACGCTGACCGCCGAGCACGGCGACCGCTTCCTGCTCGGAATCGGGGTCAGCCATGCCCCGCTGATCGATGCCGGCCATCCCGGGCGATACCGCAAACCGCTGGCGGCGACAGCGTCATTCCTGGACGGCTTGGATGCCGCACCGCGGCCGGTTCCCACCGAGCGCCGGGTGCTCGCCGCGCTCGGCCCCAAGATGCTGACGCTGTCGGCGACCCGCGCCGGTGGTGCCCACCCCTACCTGGTCACCCCCGAGCACACCGCTTCCGCCCGTTCGACTTTGGGACAGGGCCCGTTGCTGCTTCCCGAACAGACGGTGATCCTGACCGACAGCGCCGACGAAGCTCGCCAGATCGGAACCGATTGGCTGCGCGCGTATTTGGCCCTGCCCAACTACGCGAACAACCTGCTGCGCACCGGCTTCTCCGAAGACGACCTGTCGCAGGTTAGCGATCGGCTCTTCAATGCGATCATCGCCTGGGGTGACGAGGAGGCCGTCATGCGTCGCGTCGCCGAGCATCGGTCCGCGGGCGCCGATCATGTCTGCGTTCAGGTGCTGCGGGCCGACCCCCGGGCCTTCCCGCGGGAGGAATGGCGCCGCATCGCCGCCGCCTCCCGCTGA